The Drosophila sulfurigaster albostrigata strain 15112-1811.04 chromosome 3, ASM2355843v2, whole genome shotgun sequence genomic sequence aataatattaaaacacatGCACAaggctataaataaataaataaccgCAAAACAAGTCTCCACCCAGCAGTTGGTTTTCTTGGCTTGAGGTATTGGATTAAGGGAAGAGAGAAGGGGGAAAGATTCGACTCTTTTTCCGCGTACAAAGTTCAGGTGTTAAAACATTTACGCCAATCGTTCTTTTTGAATTCTTGTTAATTGCCAATAACTGCCATTTGTTGGCAACTATCATCAGAGACTTAAACCTAATGTTTATTCAAcagcataattaatttaactaaatatcAGCACCAAATGactaagcaaatattttgctagaatttccatttaaaacACTAgacaaaaacgcaaaaaaaatgcTATTCAGAGTTCATCGCACGTTTCGACCTTGCTGGGGGGAGTAAAATACTTATGCATATGGTTTCTCGGGTTGACCGCTCACTTTGCTTAGCGCCaagtgtgcaaatattttgaaactcaatttcaatatttgccaAGTCTCAgaactttgcatttttaactTTGTATTCagtaaaaatgttgttgtctGCAGAACTTGCGCatttatatcatatttatttgcttataaaatgtattttccaGTTTCGTATTTGTGTagatgtttattatttaaaatgatcgAAAACAATTCGAAAATGtgataaaagcaaacaattaaaaataaagaattgcTCATTTATTTCGTTGATTACTTTCGACAATTTATTTAGCTTAGCAttcgtttttataccctgAAAAGGAATTTCTTTTTAAGCGCCGAGAGAtaacaactttaaaataacatataacgattaattaattatcgtgttgttgtcattataattaaaaatcctCTTACCTTGaagtattaattaaaaagtagCTTCTCTAGTATTTTTGGGGTTGCAATGCCAAGCCGCAGTTTAAATTctcttttgaaatttatttactaattatttttaaacaatttcagaGCATGACTTCGACGAGTTCTCTGCGGCGGCAGCATTGAAGCCCAACACAGGAATTGTGACGGGAGCGAATCTAAAGACGAAGTCACAATTAACGGATACAATCAAAGAATCCTGTTTACCCAAAATGTTGTGTGAATTGGCTGCAAAGCCAGAATATGAGTTGAGTGAAAAGGAGAGGGAACTGTTGCGCTTGATAAGGTGAGTTATGATAAGAGAAAGAGGAGTGTAATTAGTTGTTTGAGATTGTGGTTTAACTCGTTTGACATCGACTTCAATGTCCAGTTATATTGCACCTGGGCCTGTGGGAATGCCGAGTCGTGCATTGAACTTGTGTGACAAAAGAGTTTCGTCAAtgttacaaatataaaatttagtaAGAAGCAAGTTGAGTCAGCAGTGACAAAGTGCTGTAAGAGGTGAGAGAGACAGTCTTAACCTACCTCAAAATAGCTTAACCCTGTCACACAAGCTGTGTTTGCACACATAATACAACAACTAGAGGGAGAGAGAtcaagttgttttgttttgtaaccTCGCACTTGAGTCGAAGGTGAGCGAAGCGACTTGAAAACTGTAAAAATGTGTTAGGCTGCACATTGAGTAATCATTGTCATATTATTAACATTCTCCTTGCTATTGAACCGGCTAATTGCTAGCCAAGTTAATTCTGATCACAACCTCGCACGAAACAACAagctacaataataatttttatttgtgtactTTGTAATTAACTTCCGTTTGTTTTTCTCTGTTCTTAATAACAGATCACCCACCATGCCCTGGATGATGAATATGCCGCCGAGCAAATGGTATTTTGCTGCTCATATGGGGGAACTGATGCGACATACAGCCGACAATCTACATGGTCCAATGGGCTGTGCTAATCTCTGGCCAAATTGCCCGATCAGCTCAAAGAAGCTGATGAAACTGAGCTACAAGGTGCGCGTTtagcacacacgcacactttgTTAATTGTGATCATAGTAATGTTAAGTGATTAGgatatataattattacacacacacacacatctctgggcccagaaagaaaaaaaaatatgaactaTTGTACTATAATTTGTTTCCACtctcctcacacacacacacgatgGCCTCTGGCTGCTGATTAATAAAAGTGCCTTCAGTTCGTAGGCTGAGGCATGACTGATGtgacaatttgcaatttgtatcTATTAGCTTGTAGTAAGTGTGTCCTAAGTAGTCATTTAAGTGTGGCTAGTCTATCTCaattacatatatgtgtacgttagttttttgtttaaacttGTAAACATTATGTGCCTAATGTAAGTGCGACGAGCGTGtgcaatttgtaaataaatgcatattgtTATAGTCTGAATCtgaattgtgtttttttgtacttttatcttatgttttgtttgcacaTTT encodes the following:
- the LOC133841218 gene encoding uncharacterized protein LOC133841218; translation: MALIDTAWRCRLMIFGILTLLLVGDLVGFGGLSVRGVKSDNPDDNPLQGGGAPTGPAAAAGKFPEKNAEIDIGEEHDFDEFSAAAALKPNTGIVTGANLKTKSQLTDTIKESCLPKMLCELAAKPEYELSEKERELLRLIRSPTMPWMMNMPPSKWYFAAHMGELMRHTADNLHGPMGCANLWPNCPISSKKLMKLSYKVRV